The Streptomyces sp. NBC_01197 genome window below encodes:
- a CDS encoding alpha/beta hydrolase family protein → MIVESVDTPAGEARITWHPAARPHLVIALGHGAGGGIEARDLQALAAALPPLGVGVALVEQPWRVAGRKVAPAPKTLDTGWRAVWPTLRRPGLPVVAGGRSAGARVACRTAGELGARGVLALSFPLHPPGKPEKSRQKELTGTGVSTLVVQGARDPFGRPAEFPGATGFTADFELVEVADADHGFAVPKRAATGQEQALSTITDAVGRWAVRLREC, encoded by the coding sequence ATGATCGTGGAGAGTGTCGACACCCCCGCCGGTGAAGCCCGCATCACCTGGCATCCCGCCGCCCGCCCGCACCTGGTGATCGCCCTCGGCCATGGCGCCGGCGGCGGTATCGAGGCGCGCGACCTCCAGGCGCTGGCCGCCGCGCTGCCACCGCTCGGGGTCGGCGTCGCGCTCGTCGAGCAGCCCTGGCGGGTCGCGGGACGGAAGGTCGCCCCCGCGCCGAAGACCCTGGACACCGGGTGGCGCGCGGTCTGGCCCACGCTGCGCAGACCCGGACTGCCGGTGGTCGCGGGCGGGCGCAGCGCCGGGGCGCGGGTGGCCTGCCGGACCGCGGGGGAGCTGGGCGCCCGGGGTGTCCTGGCGCTGAGCTTTCCGCTGCACCCGCCGGGAAAGCCGGAGAAGTCCCGGCAGAAGGAGCTGACCGGGACCGGGGTCAGCACCCTGGTCGTCCAGGGCGCCAGGGACCCGTTCGGCAGACCCGCCGAGTTCCCGGGCGCCACCGGGTTCACCGCGGACTTCGAGCTGGTGGAGGTGGCGGACGCCGATCACGGCTTCGCCGTACCGAAGCGGGCCGCCACCGGTCAGGAGCAGGCGCTCTCGACCATCACGGACGCGGTGGGCCGGTGGGCCGTGCGCCTGCGGGAATGCTGA